The proteins below are encoded in one region of Ostrea edulis chromosome 3, xbOstEdul1.1, whole genome shotgun sequence:
- the LOC125673816 gene encoding snake venom 5'-nucleotidase-like — MSARTSLSVFSLLSFIAVVFPYNLVIIHTNDVHAHIEEMNKYASSCKSEEKAKGECYGGVARRFTKINEIRDQDPDHTLLLDAGDQFQGTLWFNIYKGQEAFRFMNEMKYDAMSLGNHEFDNGVGGLIPFMENVSFPIVCSNLDTSEQPNMRGLCNSSIILNKGGRRIGIIGYLIEETATISNPGPHVHFNNVIDTVKMEAQRLKPYVNILIGIGHYGYGNDIKLAEAVPDLDIIVGGHTHTFLYNMTGPFPSNDKPEGPYPTIVDHGSSKTLVLQDYFAGKYLGFINVTFDSNNHVDSWEGLPILLDNSTKQDPAILAEVMKMGKLLEKEKQLTVGYSTVYLEGDSKICRLRECNLGNLITDGMVSFHARRIPLNEFWSDAAIAILNSGGIRAPIERGNISRGDVLTTMPFGNNVDLINLQGKYLRQALEHSVERYDRLNRAGAFLQVSGLRVTYDLCKPAGQRVVSAYTRCRQCVMPRYSPLDDNKIYTIVAIDFVIRGGDGFQVIQEHHTNHQRFNDIDSDVFSTYLQSNSPIIKGEEGRITLLEDCTNSARFLHPNIYLFLITALYVFVKCL, encoded by the exons ATGTCTGCGAGGACGTCCCTATCTGTGTTTTCTCTCCTGAGTTTTATTGCAGTTGTTTTCCCATACAACCTTGTCATCATCCATACCAATGATGTACACGCACACATTGAGGAGATGAACAAATACGCCAGCTCTTGTAAATCCGAGGAAAAGGCAAAAGGAGAGTGTTATGGCGGAGTTGCACGGAGATTTACGAAAATTAACGAGATTCGAGACCAGGATCCCGACCACACGCTTCTCTTGGACGCTGGCGACCAGTTTCAGGGCACACTATGGTTCAACATCTACAAAGGGCAAGAAGCGTTTagatttatgaatgaaatgaaatacgACGCGATG AGTCTGGGAAATCATGAATTTGACAACGGCGTGGGCGGCTTGATCCCATTCATGGAAAACGTTTCTTTCCCAATAGTCTGTTCCAATCTTGACACATCTGAACAACCAAATATGCGAGGATTATGCAACTCTTCAATAATACTCAATAAAGGCGGCAGGCGAATTGGTATCATAGGGTATCTTATTGAGGAAACCGCCACCATATCTAACCCAG gGCCTCATGTGCATTTCAACAACGTTATTGATACCGTCAAAATGGAAGCACAGCGTTTAAAACCCTACGTGAATATCCTCATTGGGATCGGACATTATGGTTATGGAAATGATATCAAGTTAGCGGAAGCCGTACCCGACCTGGACATCATTGTAGGGGGCCACACTCACACGTTTCTGTACAACATGACAG GGCCTTTCCCCTCCAATGATAAACCTGAAGGACCCTACCCTACCATCGTAGATCATGGCTCAAGTAAAACATTAGTATTGCAAGATTATTTTGCCGGAAAATATCTAGGATTTATTAACGTGACCTTTGACTCTAACAACCACGTGGATTCCTGGGAGGGTTTGCCAATCCTGCTGGACAATTCAACAAAGCAAG atcCAGCTATATTGGCCGAAGTTATGAAGATGGGTAAATTattggaaaaagaaaaacagctGACAGTGGGGTACTCCACGGTGTACCTTGAGGGCGATTCAAAGATTTGTAGGCTGCGGGAGTGTAATCTTG GAAATTTGATAACGGACGGAATGGTCAGTTTTCACGCTCGGAGGATTCCACTGAATGAGTTTTGGAGCGATGCTGCTATTGCAATACTAAATTCTGGTGGAATAAGAGCACCAATTGAAAGAG GAAACATATCTCGTGGAGACGTGTTGACAACGATGCCGTTTGGAAACAATGTAGATCTCATTAATCTCCAAGGGAAATATCTACGACAAGCTTTAGAACATTCGGTAGAGCGATATGACAGGCTGAACAGAGCCGGAGCATTCCTTCAAGTGTCAG GACTGCGAGTAACTTACGATTTATGTAAACCGGCTGGCCAGCGAGTTGTATCCGCCTACACGCGGTGCCGGCAATGCGTGATGCCGCGATACTCTCCCCTGGATGATAACAAAATATACACCATCGTGGCAATTGACTTCGTCATACGAGGAGGGGATGGGTTTCAAGTTATTCAGGAGCATCATACAAATCACCAGCGATTCA ATGACATTGACAGCGATGTGTTTTCCACTTATCTTCAATCCAATAGCCCAATTATAAAAGGCGAGGAAGGAAGGATAACTCTTCTGGAAGACTGTACTAACAGTGCAAGATTTCTCCATCCTAACATATACCTATTTCTTATCACTGCGCTTTACGTCTTTGTTAAATGTTTGTAG